The segment CGTTTGCCGGATGTCATCCTGCTGGACATCCATATGCCAGGGATGACCGGCTTTGAGGTGTTGTCTGCTCTCAAAGCCCAGCCGAGACTAGGTTTCATTCCCGTCATGATGCTCACGACCTCGGCCCATGACGACGACATCACTCGGGCCTACACCCTGCATGCCAGTGCCTACCTCACCAAATCCAATGACTTCCACACCTTCCTTGAGCAGATCGAGAAGTGCATTGGCTTCTGGGCAGGGGCTCGATTGCCCGATTGGTCTCAGATGATCAGTGTCTAAAGTCCTTCCCTCCTCGGTGCCGTTAAGCTGAGCCGTATGTGGATTGCTGCCCAGGAGCGAGGTTGATGACGCCTGGGCTTGACGTGCGCCGGGTGTTAATCATTGAGGACTCCTTGGAAGATGCTTTGCTCTTAGGGCTCGCTTTTGAGGACCAGGCCCCGGACATCCAAGTGGATGCGGTCTCCGATGGAGACAGTGCCCTTGCCCTGTGCCAAACGCCCGACCCCCCTGACCTGGTGGTGTTGGATATGCACATCCTAGGCCAGACGGCGCTCGAGATCTTGACTCAGCTTCAGCAGCAGTGTCCGGTGCCAATTCAGGTGGTGTACTGGAGCAGTCATGCCCATCCAGCGGACGTGCAGGCCGTACTAGAGCAGGGGCCGCGACGTATCTGGAAAAGCCTCGAGAAGGCGCGGGGTTCGAACAGATCGTTCAAACCTTGCTGGCCCTCTGAGTGGCGGTGTCCACCCTCAGGGTGCAGAGAGGGTGATGGGCCGGCGTTGACACAGGCCAGGTTGCTTTGTCCCTCAAGACTTGCGTGGGCCTTGCCTGCACCTTACCCCCGCCCCAGCTTTGGCTGGCAAGCGGGGCGTTTTTCGTTAACGGGCGGACTCACTACCGCCCTTGCTTGACCTTCATATGCTACTCAGGATATGGGGGACCACCGATTTCTGAAGCCTGAATTTAGCCCTCTACAAGCGTTCTCACGGTACGTTGCCATGCATGAATCTCTTGATTTTGACCTCCGCAGTTCACTTCGCAGCAGGCCGGACATGAGGGCCGGAGACTGGCAACAGTGGCTCAACAGTTTGCCGTGTGACACCGTTGACCTCGCAGAGGTCGAAACCGATCTGCAGCGCCAGATTGTGTTGGCCGAGGCCCGGTTCCGGGCCGCCGTCTGGCTGGGCTACAACCGAGTAGAAGAACGCGCGGCCAGAATCGAAATCATGGAACTCAACAGCAAGCTGATAGCAATTCAGATGCGCGTCAACGTCGCGTCTTGATGGCCTTGCTGGTCGTCAGAGCATCTGGCGTTCGCCGGACACAATCGCCTTGGAGTTGAGGTTGCTCCTGTGGGAGGCAACCTCGCCGGTGTCCCCAGCCCGTCGCCTCTATGCTGTGCCGCAGATGCAACCTCAAGATTTCGCCGCCAAATGGCGGGAGCTAGCTCCCAAGCTCTCGGAACGCGCCGCCTATCAGGAACACTGGCATGACCTGTGCGCGCTGCTCGGTGAACCCAGGCCCAGCAGCGACCTCACGGGCGAGGCCTACGCCTTCGAGAAGCATGTTAAGAAGGCAGGCTCCGCACTGGTTACCGCCCATACCCACCTTGACCACGCGGTGGCCGCCGCTTACGGCTGGGAGTGGCCCTTAACCGAAGACGAGGTTCTGGCCCGCTTGTTGGCCCTGAATCTGGAACGCGCTGCTGTGGTGAAGTAGAGCTTAACGACGCCCCTGCCCCAGCTTTGGCTGGGGAGTGTCTTGGCCGTGGAAGAATCACGGTATGACTTGGAAATCTGTCACCACCAATAAACTCAACGAGGGAGACACCATCAAGATCAATGGAGGTGTGACCATCCGAATCCAGAAGGTGATGGGTCGCCGGGGATCATCCGCTGAGGTCATTACCGCTGAGGGCTTGCCGGTCGAAATCCGCGATACAGACGACGTGATGCGATTGGAGAAACCAAGTCGA is part of the Deinococcus sp. QL22 genome and harbors:
- a CDS encoding response regulator — translated: MIRPLRVLLVDDNPLDRQLAQAAFELLDAPCHLETVESGTAALKLLLHSEARLPDVILLDIHMPGMTGFEVLSALKAQPRLGFIPVMMLTTSAHDDDITRAYTLHASAYLTKSNDFHTFLEQIEKCIGFWAGARLPDWSQMISV
- a CDS encoding response regulator, with amino-acid sequence MTPGLDVRRVLIIEDSLEDALLLGLAFEDQAPDIQVDAVSDGDSALALCQTPDPPDLVVLDMHILGQTALEILTQLQQQCPVPIQVVYWSSHAHPADVQAVLEQGPRRIWKSLEKARGSNRSFKPCWPSEWRCPPSGCREGDGPALTQARLLCPSRLAWALPAPYPRPSFGWQAGRFSLTGGLTTALA